The nucleotide sequence CTCATTGAGAACAAAGACTCGTGTCGCGACACCTCCCATGATTCCATAGAAAGGAGGCGATTCAATGCTTCCAACGGTTTACCCGCACGCTTAAGGCACTTCACCTCGTTCAATCCAAATTGGAATGCGATTCCTTCGTTGCCTGCCTGCTTCGCATCGTTGCATAATTGCCCAAACATCATTCCCGCTTCCACAAAGCGTCCCTGTCCGTAAGCCTCGTGCGCATGTTCGCGTAAAATGTATGCATCGTAATCCATTGATGACAGCCTTCAATTCAGTGATTTGCAAACGTGATCAAGAAGTATGCTGGCGAAGCCTTTATTGTTCATCCAGGCAGTCGGCGAGATCTTCCCCGGGAGGAAAATTAAGGGAGCAGTTCTTTTCATCATAGGCTACCAGGCCGAACAGCATGGGATCTGCCCCCTCTCTCTCCCTCATGTAATTCCTGCTTACACCTTGTTTACAGTGAAATCGGAAGTCACGCCTTGATCCAGATTGGAAACAATTTTCTGGAGCCGCTCTCTACGGTGATTTACCGCTTCCTGTCGCCAGTCACAGCAAAATGCCTGATCCGATTGTCGAGCGATTTTGCCTGCACGTCGGATGGCAGCCTTTGTCTTATCAATCCGGCGGATGGCTTCGTCCTTCGCGACGCGCAGGTCACAGGCCACGACTTGCGGTGACTGATACCAGGAATCTTCTGCAGGTTGCATGCCCACAGCCCAACGTACTGCAGCGAGCCGGATGTCAAGCAGCAGTAGACTGAAACGAAACTGTAATTGAAGGCTGTTTTTCCCGGGAATCGCCTGTTTGAAGACGTCTAACACCCCGGACAAGCGATCGACAGGGTCTCCGTTTGTTGCATCAAGCAGTCGCGAACGCACCTGTTTTTCGATTGCTTCGTGGACGCGTATCTTATCCGCATATTCCATGGCGACTCGACGTTGCTGCTGTGCATAGTGAAACACGTCCTCGTAACGACCATCAAACAGGGCGAGTTCAGCCTTGCAGTCCGCGAGGTCGGCTCGATATCCCAGACATGTGATCTCGCCATCACGCTCCATGATTTTTACCCAGTCCTCGGCCTGCGGGCGGCGATTCAAGCGCAGGTTCACAAGGCATCCATAAGAAGCAGTTGAGTGAGCGTGGTTCATGGTTCCTGCGCCGCGTTCCGACCACGCCAGCTCAATGGAATTGAGGGCCTTCTCATCCTTGCCCTGATCTTCCAAATACAGATACTCATATAGTCGGAAGTCGGCAACGACTCCATCAAGAGCGCTTTTGGCAAGTCTTTCCAGTTCTCCAAGCCGCGTTTCTAACTGCGTCACATCGGGATTGTAACTCCGCAACAGATCGAAAGTCTGTTTTTTCATCTGGAACAAATACTCATGGAGCGGCGCCTTCCAGGACTTCATCGTAAGCAGCCGATTCAATGCCCCCAACGGTTTACCTGCACGCAGCAGGCATTGCACTTCGAACAAGCCCAATTCGTATGCCAGTTCGTCTTTGCCTGCCTTTTTCGCATCATTGCATGTTTGACCCGCCAGCACTCCCGCTTCTACAAAACGTCCCTGCCTGTAAGCCTCGTACGCATGATCTATCAGTATATATGCTTCCGGTCCCATTTGCTAAAGCCTTCAATTCAGTGATTTGTGGACGTTATCAAGAAGTATGCTGGCGAAGCCCTGATGTTCATCCAGGCAGTCGGCGAGGTCTTCCTCTGTCACTTCTCGCCAGCGTTCTTCGGTAGGGAATCTGCTCACCAGGGTACGAACCATTAATGCGTCCAGCGTGACTGGCTTAAACAGTTCAACCAGTCTACGGGAGGAGAGAAAACGCTGCCGCGCAGAATCCTTGAGCAGCTTCGCGATGTGGACATCGTTCTGCATTTCGTGGTCGAGATAGTCCACCAGCGACTTGTCTCCCCGATTGCTGTAGACAATACAGTTCTGATTTCCCGGATCGAAGCGCATGTCCTCTCGCATTACGTGCGTCTCGTCGCGCAGTAACACAGCGGGACGTGAGCGAGGATCAAATCGAACGGCGCCGGCTTCAAGCATCTGCTGCGGTTGCATGGTCGTAAACTCGACAATAAATGCGTCAGCCCGATTCATCAGCCGACGAATGCCGTCTGTCGATTTCTGTTTCAGGTCACGAGCCAGGAGCAACTCACATTTCCAGCGTTCTTCCACAACAGTGCGGCCGGCTTCGATGACGTCGTCAAATTCCGCAGTCTCTGGTGTCACCATGAAGATACAGCGGTGCTGTCGCTCCGGATTTTTCGCAGGCACCACATCCAGTTCGGGCTGGTCCCTCTCCGGTTGCAGCAATACCGCCTCTGCCATGTCAGCCACGGTTTCCCAGCGTTTCACTAACAGCCGATGCATCTGCTGATTCAGAATCTGAGTGTTTTCCGTAGTTAAAAGGTCCTGATTAAAGAGAATTGCGTTGTTGTAGATGCCACTGAGAATCTCATCGACTTCCGGTTCGCCGAACAACTCGGGATGTTCGGCAATATCACGAATCAGGCTGTTGTCCGCATTAATGGTGAGCCGCATCGATTCTGCCGTGGTCATCTTGAGCAGTGTCTCCGCCATCTCACGCATACTCTGTGGTGTATTAGGCTGATTCAGTAGATCCTCTGCCTGGTGGTGCATCTCGGAACGCTCGGTGGTGCGAATCAGTGCAGCCAGGTCTGCTGGTTTGAACTTCCGGGCCTCGACACGGATTGATCTGCCTCGGGGCTTAACCACCTGTTCCATGCGTGTTGCCAGACGTTGAAATCGAACCTCTTCCTGATGCTCTTCCAGGTGGCGAAAGATATTCGGGTCGTCAATCTGATCGACGCGTATAATTTTAATGGAAACGTCTTCGAACTCTGCGTATTTCTCAAGCAGCAACATTTCAAAGGGGCCACTGGCGTCAATCACCAGCGAGTTTGCAGATTCCGCCATATTGAAATACTGATTCGCCGAGAACGCCGTGGCGAAACAGGGCAGAGCCTGGGGACCGGATTCCGACTTAGGCAACGCCGAAAGAATTTCAGGCAGGCGTCGCCAGTAAAATCCGCTGTAGCTCTCCTCATCGATCGCCTTGCCCCCACAATTCGTCCGCCATTCGAGCAGGTTGGCCACGTTTCGGAAAAGCTCATCGTATTCGTAGCAGGCTGCCTTGATACCGATATCGTGATATTTCAGTATTCTCTGGAAGCGTTGTGGCTCGTCCAGCGAAAGTTCACGCAGCCGTTCAATGATGAGGTGTCCGAATTCTTCTTTGATGCGATCGGTCGTGTCATCGCGCACAAAGTTGTCACGTGCAGCGGTGGGGATGATTGCGGAAGTATTGATCACTCCCCGGACAAACCGAGCCCACGGTGGCAGCAGGTCCGTCGTTTCACACAGAAACATTCTCTGCTGATAAAGCCTCACCCTTCCCGGAGGCTGTTCATGGTTGGGCAGCGAACGCTGGTCGGAAATGTAAAGCACTCCTCGCGTAGGACCAGGATTCTCGATGTCGACATCAATAAGGGCAAGCGCGCTGTCGGGCATGGTCTTTGCCAGATAGACTTGTGTTTCCCGGGCACGCGTCTCTTCGTTCAATCCGTCACGGTCCCAAGGCATAATCATCTGGTTGATCGGTTCGCGGCTGCCGTTTAGATGAATCGGCACTTTCAGCATGTCGGCATATTTACGAATGACATTGTCAACTTCTTCCGGATGGATGACACCTTTGTCCTCTTCCCCTTTAAGAAAGACAGTCACGGTCGTTCCAAATGAGTCCTTACTGACATTGCTTACCGTGTATTCCTGAGTGCCGCTGTTTGACCACTTCCACCCATCGTCGTCGCCAGTCTTTCGTGTTTCGACTTCAACACGCTCGGCCACGATGAACGCCGAGAGAAAGCCGATTCCAAACTGACCGACTAATCCGGTGACGTCCCCCTTTTCAAGTCTCGTTGCTCCACGTCCGATGACAGCCAGGTATTCGCCGATGTCGTTCAAGTCCATTCCGAGCCCGTTATCGCGGATAATGAATTGAAGTTCGTCTGGTCGACTTTCGATATCGATCCTTGGTGAAAACGCATCGGATTCACGTGACTGGCGACGAAGGATCCCGTCATGAGCGTTCTGGATGAGTTCACGGATGAAGACGCGTTTTTCGCTATACAGATTCTTGGCCAGCAGTTGTATCAGACCCTGGAAATCGAATTCCATATTGGGCATAGTGTCACCTTCTATCTAAGGTCGAATCGATAGATCAAATTGAATAGATTTAAGGGGAGCTTTAAAGGGGTCAGACCCCGTTACCCTCTTCAGTTCATCATACTTTCTGTCATTCAACCGCGCTGTATTAAAAATTCGGTTGACTGGCTGCCCTGTGCGTCATGCTGCATTGTGGCCCCCTGATGCTGGTTGTATAGAACAGAGAATCAATGTTCAATTGTGAACATCCAGATCCGCACATTCAAGCATAAGCATCGATTATTCAGAAAATCAGCCTTCGTAATCGTCTCTGCTTCGATTCTTGTCACTCGATCAATTAAACGGGGGAGTCTGGACTCTGTCAGTGACCACCAGGAGTACTGACCATGGCTGCTCAACACGACAGACTTGTGACCGTGACCACCGCCGCGGATGAACTGGAAGGAGAACTGATTGTTGCTCTCTTAAATGAGCATGGAATTAAAGCGACCAGCACCGGAGGCCTGACCGCGCAGTTCCGGGCTGAAGCACCCGGAGTGGTGGAGGTGCTCGTCATGCAGGATCAACTGGCAGCAGCCAATACAATCATCGCGCAACAGAACGGCTAACGGGGACATCCCCGATCCTACCTACGCTGCTCCCCAAATTTTTTGGTCTCGCATGATGTTGTCGGACTTCAACAACAGCCCCGCGTTTAGACAATGGCAAACAAAGGATTCAGAGGTTTCGCTTGAACAATCTTCTAAAAGTTCGGTACACGAAGTCGAATGGCTTGATCACCAGCAGAATAATGATTAATGAACCGGGCATGTAGACCGGGGTTGTTGCATCTCGCTCGCGTGACTGCGTTTCACGATAGTCGTAATGCATCGTTGTCGCCGGAGTAAGTTGCATTCGACACCAGACGGACAATGAGCCGAGAGCACGCAATGTCGGGAACGTGTTCATCAACCTGGCTAACTGGTCACAATAAGGAAACATCTCCACCGGGTAAATTGACTCTAATCTCAATTCCTTATAGCGGACTTTCCTGCGGAGGGAATCTGCCCGATGCAGTGTCTCGATATTGGCAGGACGAGGAAACGTTTCAGCAATTAATCCGCACACAAAACGTGCCTGCACCTCGCTAATGGAGGGGATATTTCCAATAATCGGACGTGCGAAACCGACAAGGAACATATCCGGATAAGTGGTATGTATGCAACCCAGATAAAAGTCCGAAAGTTGAAGGTGCCCTTCCGACAATTCGCTCAGTCTTCCCTGGTACCCCACTGCCGGAACAACGAGAGACGGCTCGATGTGTTCTTCCTGATCGGAATCAAAACGGCGAAACACTGTGAACTGATTGTCAACGGGAGGTCCGACTATAGTAATTCTGCCTGCGGCAACAGCGTCTAAAAAATCATCACTCTTGTTATGAAACATGTTGAACAGGTCATCTTTTGCCGTTTTTGTGAGTTTATAAGCCCATTCTTTGCGGATCTGATTTACGTCCTGATCCATTTCACTGGTTGATACATCAGCCCCCTTTTTTGCAGGAAACAATCGGCGAAAGGTTTCCTGGTAGCGGATTCGCAGTTCGACGAATCGTTGCCCGATCCAGTTTCGAATATCTTCGTGAATCGACAGCAGCAATCGATTTCTCAAAAAGTCCGATGGCACTCCTCGAATGGGATGATACCTGGGACTGACTCGAATCCCTGACCTTAAGGACAAAAAGACTTGATTATTCAGCTCGGGTCGCGAAAGACGGTTTGCATAATCGACGGCAGACTCTCCACCGCCAATAACCACAATACGATTCTCAGTGATGTGCCCCAGCCCGACAGGATGATGCAGTTCGGGAATAGACAAAATCTTGATCTTGCAGTCGATTTGTACTCGTTCAGCAGTCAAGCCGGTACAGAGGATAACAGAATCGAAATATTCTGTGATTGGTTCAGCATGTTCTTCTTTCAAGTCGGTAATCGATAATTGCCAGCCACCTCGATCGACATCGCGACACAGCTTGTCCACACAATGTTGTGTGGCAATATGACCATGGAGTGAGAACGTTTCTGCAAACTGCTCCAGATATTGACCATATTCATCATTCCGAAAGAACTCAGATCGACTCGCACCCCCATCCGGCTTCACATTGGCATCGAAGGGAGTAAAGCATGAAAATTGAGTGGTGTATTTGGTGGAAGTCGAGACGAAGCCTGGATAGGGGTTTCCCCAACAGCCAGTGATTCGATCCGACTTCTCATAACAGACAATGTCCCATTCCTTGAGCGATTCGAGCGAATTCTTCAGACTAATCAGTCCACTGCTGCCTCCACCAATGATAGCAAGTCTTTTCTGCTTTGCTGTCACCTTTGGATTTGGACCTGTGCCTGTCATGGCAGCACCACTGTCAGGCTGACAAGCACAAAATTGAATTGTCCCGATTCCGGAATGAACAGCAAAATCCGGTCGCCATCAAGCAGTTCATGCTGTCTGAGGAACTGGTCCAACATGACATAGATGCTGGCAGAACCGGTATTTCCAGCGGTTGCAAGATTGGTCCAATAGGGAACCGGATTCTGTGGATTACTGGAATGAGAGGCGATGACACGTTCCATTTTACGCCGAAAGAAATAGGACGACATATGGGGTAATATTTTAGAATATGAGTCGAGAGAATCGCGCTGAGCTTCGAGGGCGATCTTCAGAAATTTGCTTGCCAGCGGAACCAGGTAGCTCGATAAAACAGAAAGATCTTGACTCAGCAGAGCTGTGCGGCCTTCCAGCTTCATGCATAACGGCGCTTCATGAGCAAACGACATGGAGTGAGTCCAGTTTACACGCAGTGATAATTTTTCTGAGTCAGGGCGATCCTGCAGTAGAAAAGCTCCCGCACCATCGGAAAGCATGAACCGCAAAAAAATCGACATAAACCAGCGGCTGTTTCGTAAATTTTCGTGTTCAGATCGATCGTCGATCGGTTGAATCACACTTGACTTTAAAATTTCTGAGGCGTGCTCTGCACCGACACAGAGTGCCGAACGATGATGGCCTGCCGAGATCGACCGGATCGCAGCCACCATGGCATTGGCGGCTGATGAACAGATTCCTGCGTGAGAACTGATCTCGACGGGATAATTCAGGTAACCGTCTGCCTGTAACCGATGATGCAGGATCGATGCAAATCCGGGAGCCGCCAGTGGCGTGTAAGTGGTTCCCGCAGCAAGATAAGTAATTGAATCAGCTTCTTTGTAATCACTCAGGCATTGCTGCGCGGCACGGGAGCCTAGTCCATAAACATCATGTGTTTTTTGTTGTAAGTGGTCCTGTGCGTAATGACGACGCACGATCCCATTCATCGATAAGATTTTTTCTTTCGTCGCAGCTTCACCTGCAAGCGATCCGATAAACCGCTCGATTTCGTCGTTTTCTACTGCAGGGCCGGGGAGATAAGAAGCAGTTCGCGTGATATAGCAGGACATTAAAATTCAAGAATCCTTAGAAACCGGTGGCTGATTCATCAGCATGTCATAGACGACCTCGTCAAAAACGATGTGATAGTAGAGATACTGACTCGGATTGGAAAAAAAAGCGCTGCTGTTGTAATGTCCTCGATTATTCACTTCCTGCATGAAGAAATCCAGGTCGATCTGAACCTGCTTATTCTCGGCGTAGATTTGTTTCATACACCATAAGAGCACCGAGTCGGAACCAAACGAGTTCAAAGCCGTCATTGTGGTTTTTAAGTCACCAAAGATAGTGATGACAGTTACAATCAAAATAACGAGGTTCGTGGCCCCTAAAAGCTGAAACGAGTGTTTTCGGTTTTCTTCCAGTACCGCTTTACTGAAGTTTTCGTGGCTTTCAGGTTTAATTGATCTAATGTATTCCAGATTTTCCAGGAAGACGGTCTTGTCAAAACGATCAATCAATTCGTAGGAGAGCAGGTCGTGCCCGATTGTCAGGTTATGATTGACAATGGTTTTCGTATTCTCGACACCGAATTCTCCGTCGATCCCATTCAGCTTTCTCTCTTGCTTTTCTGTTGTCGCTGTTTCACGACGTGCAAGCATATGACGATAAAGCAGTGGCTCGATTTGCACGTGCCGCATAAACAACTCAGCTGCTTCATGGCGGGCCAGATACTTTATGCCAAAGGCCATCCAGAAGTCGATCAGGTATCCTTCAAATCCAAGTGGACCACGTCGCAGAATAAACTTGATCGGAAAGCTGATGAACCGTAAAAAGAAATAGAATACGATCAGCAATGGACGCAGCAGAATAAAATCCCACTGCGTTATTTCTTTCGCGAATACTTCGTTTATGTAATCGGTGATATAGGGAAATCGTTGCATCGAATAATACTATACAATAACACACAATGCTCGCAAGACACCCATACCATAAACTGTTTCAAATAATTTGAGAGACGATCTTTAAGCGTTCTGATCTCGATTAGAAACAAGACTGAAAGGGGCAGCGCCCCTGTTTTAATGAGTCCTCTCACATATAATTATTCGCACTCTGAATTTACTGGAAGCACAGAGAGCCTAATGCACACCACAAGGATGCCCGGCGGTGACGCCGATCGGTTCGGTTTCCCCTTCCACATAAATGTTGAGGACATTGTTCGCGATGTTCTTGAACGTCGAAAGCACAACCGGCCCGTCACCCGGATCAATAGGCGGACAGGCGGAGATCGAAAGCACTTCCGCTGCTCCCACCACATGCAGTTCCGGCATGTTGAGCTCAATCACCGCACCCGGCTGCGCGGTGGCGATAAATCCAGCTTAAGGGCCGCATCAGTTCTGCTTCGAAATCACTGCCGTCCGGTTTCCGCATCCGCACCGAGACCAGCCGCCAGCCTGCCGGCGTAGGATCGATTGTCGCTTCCGTTTGAATGCGCAGTGGATTCCGACCGTCCACCCGCATCCCGGGCCGCATCTGTTGAATCGGCGTCGTCACCACCCGCGGCGGCGTCCCTGAAGGAAGAACTACCGCCTGTGCAGAGGGCAGAATCTCGGTATCCGCACCACCAATCAGCCCCGCTCCCGCTTTCCACAAACAGAAACTGGTGAAGAGCAGGCAGCCGAAGATGGCTAGTTTTTGAGTGAGATCAGACATGGATACGATTCAAATTACAAAAATAATTGGTCAAGCTGAGTTTAATTTGCGTTTAAACCATTATTGAAGTTTTTAGATATCAAGCATGCCAGTGTTCAAGCCATAGAAGCCTGCTCAACCGGCCAAGCTGAAACCGTTCAAACTGGCACAGCCTGAGATGATCGTGATGCAGAAGCCGACGTAGTCGTCGGCTGGTAATGGACAACGGCAACATAATTAGGCTGTGTTTGATATCGCTAAAAGCCTTCGAGCAATTCTTCGATGAACCTCAGCCGTGCTGAAATGGCCGGGGTATCACTGTCTAACAATGACAACCTTTCCCTTTGTTGTTGTAGCAGTGGAATGGCTTCTTCCATCTTGCCAACAAGATGCAGTCCGATCCCACGGAATATAGGGTTACTCAACACGGGGACGATGTCATCAATCGAGCAAAATTGATCGAGATAAGGTATCGCCCGATCTTCCAGTGCCGGTCGCACGCTCGCCTCGAATCGATGACGCATATTCTCCTCAGTTTTGCAGTTGAACTTTTCCTGATCGAGACCAATGCCTCGTTCACTCAAGTAAGAATAGCTGTCTGTCGGAATCCCCACGTCATCGGGGAAATCCTCTTGAAACAACGGGTCGAGCAATGGAGATGCCGGAAACACCTTCACGTCGAACCATGTCCCATGAGTTCCCAAGTCAGGAAGCACGAAATGAAATAGTTCATCAGAATACTTACGGTAGAACGTACAGTATCGAGATCCCTCACAAGTGAATCCGTATGCTGACAGCACACCTGCAAAGAGTTGGCGTGCCACTTTGTCAAACTGTTTTGGTGTCATCGTTGTCTGAATATCTCCTGCGCTGGTGCGCCAAATCGTGTTCTAAACTGCCCCAGACGCATGGCAATCACCTTCGCCTCCTGCTTGCCGTCGAGAACTTTCTGTCTCGGTGGTGATTCCCGGGGCTTGCCATTCAAGGCGATCTCAAACCCTTCGACGACCAGTCGTTTCCGGAGATTTTCAACGGTCTGCACGCGGCACGAAAACGCCTCAGCGATCTTCGTGTCAGTCCAGTTCGGCCCCCGCGCATCCGCCTTCAACAGAATCTCTGCTCGCCTGACCTTCTGTGGTGAACCTTTCAGCCGCTTGCGGACATCCGTAAGCGTATCACGTTCCTTCTGCGACAGCCGAACGATGTATTTCTTTTCCATATCAGTTCCTCCTTGAATGTGTGAAGGATCTGATATTTACTCAAGCTCTGCAACCCCATTTATTAAAAATGACGGGGCACTAGCTTACCATAAACTTCTTCAAGAATGCTGCTTCAGCATTTGATCTTAAGGCAAGATCAAGTTGCTTCACAAAGTCGTGTTGTGAGAGTTCCCATTCGGCAGGTTGTCGCCCGAGGCGGGCCATAGATGCCTCTGCCTTCTTGCACCATTCAAGAGCCAAATTTGACCTGCCCAGATAAGCCGCTAGTGCTGCAACGCCACAAATATCAGAAATGTTGTTTGTTGCTTCTGCTTCACACAAACGTAAGACTTCGGCAGCATCGAGCGGCTGATTGAGGTGCGGCATGAACTGAGTCGTCATTGCTGCGATGACAGACGGTTGCATCGCCTCATGCTGAGAGTGCAAGATCTGACGATGGCGAATATCCAGAAACTGGTGGAGCATTGCCACATCGGGAGCTACTCGTATTC is from Gimesia maris and encodes:
- a CDS encoding ATP-binding protein, which translates into the protein MPNMEFDFQGLIQLLAKNLYSEKRVFIRELIQNAHDGILRRQSRESDAFSPRIDIESRPDELQFIIRDNGLGMDLNDIGEYLAVIGRGATRLEKGDVTGLVGQFGIGFLSAFIVAERVEVETRKTGDDDGWKWSNSGTQEYTVSNVSKDSFGTTVTVFLKGEEDKGVIHPEEVDNVIRKYADMLKVPIHLNGSREPINQMIMPWDRDGLNEETRARETQVYLAKTMPDSALALIDVDIENPGPTRGVLYISDQRSLPNHEQPPGRVRLYQQRMFLCETTDLLPPWARFVRGVINTSAIIPTAARDNFVRDDTTDRIKEEFGHLIIERLRELSLDEPQRFQRILKYHDIGIKAACYEYDELFRNVANLLEWRTNCGGKAIDEESYSGFYWRRLPEILSALPKSESGPQALPCFATAFSANQYFNMAESANSLVIDASGPFEMLLLEKYAEFEDVSIKIIRVDQIDDPNIFRHLEEHQEEVRFQRLATRMEQVVKPRGRSIRVEARKFKPADLAALIRTTERSEMHHQAEDLLNQPNTPQSMREMAETLLKMTTAESMRLTINADNSLIRDIAEHPELFGEPEVDEILSGIYNNAILFNQDLLTTENTQILNQQMHRLLVKRWETVADMAEAVLLQPERDQPELDVVPAKNPERQHRCIFMVTPETAEFDDVIEAGRTVVEERWKCELLLARDLKQKSTDGIRRLMNRADAFIVEFTTMQPQQMLEAGAVRFDPRSRPAVLLRDETHVMREDMRFDPGNQNCIVYSNRGDKSLVDYLDHEMQNDVHIAKLLKDSARQRFLSSRRLVELFKPVTLDALMVRTLVSRFPTEERWREVTEEDLADCLDEHQGFASILLDNVHKSLN
- a CDS encoding DUF2007 domain-containing protein — translated: MAAQHDRLVTVTTAADELEGELIVALLNEHGIKATSTGGLTAQFRAEAPGVVEVLVMQDQLAAANTIIAQQNG
- a CDS encoding FAD/NAD(P)-binding protein, translated to MTGTGPNPKVTAKQKRLAIIGGGSSGLISLKNSLESLKEWDIVCYEKSDRITGCWGNPYPGFVSTSTKYTTQFSCFTPFDANVKPDGGASRSEFFRNDEYGQYLEQFAETFSLHGHIATQHCVDKLCRDVDRGGWQLSITDLKEEHAEPITEYFDSVILCTGLTAERVQIDCKIKILSIPELHHPVGLGHITENRIVVIGGGESAVDYANRLSRPELNNQVFLSLRSGIRVSPRYHPIRGVPSDFLRNRLLLSIHEDIRNWIGQRFVELRIRYQETFRRLFPAKKGADVSTSEMDQDVNQIRKEWAYKLTKTAKDDLFNMFHNKSDDFLDAVAAGRITIVGPPVDNQFTVFRRFDSDQEEHIEPSLVVPAVGYQGRLSELSEGHLQLSDFYLGCIHTTYPDMFLVGFARPIIGNIPSISEVQARFVCGLIAETFPRPANIETLHRADSLRRKVRYKELRLESIYPVEMFPYCDQLARLMNTFPTLRALGSLSVWCRMQLTPATTMHYDYRETQSRERDATTPVYMPGSLIIILLVIKPFDFVYRTFRRLFKRNL
- a CDS encoding beta-ketoacyl synthase N-terminal-like domain-containing protein is translated as MSCYITRTASYLPGPAVENDEIERFIGSLAGEAATKEKILSMNGIVRRHYAQDHLQQKTHDVYGLGSRAAQQCLSDYKEADSITYLAAGTTYTPLAAPGFASILHHRLQADGYLNYPVEISSHAGICSSAANAMVAAIRSISAGHHRSALCVGAEHASEILKSSVIQPIDDRSEHENLRNSRWFMSIFLRFMLSDGAGAFLLQDRPDSEKLSLRVNWTHSMSFAHEAPLCMKLEGRTALLSQDLSVLSSYLVPLASKFLKIALEAQRDSLDSYSKILPHMSSYFFRRKMERVIASHSSNPQNPVPYWTNLATAGNTGSASIYVMLDQFLRQHELLDGDRILLFIPESGQFNFVLVSLTVVLP
- a CDS encoding helix-turn-helix domain-containing protein — translated: MEKKYIVRLSQKERDTLTDVRKRLKGSPQKVRRAEILLKADARGPNWTDTKIAEAFSCRVQTVENLRKRLVVEGFEIALNGKPRESPPRQKVLDGKQEAKVIAMRLGQFRTRFGAPAQEIFRQR